One part of the Mycolicibacterium aromaticivorans JS19b1 = JCM 16368 genome encodes these proteins:
- the murG gene encoding undecaprenyldiphospho-muramoylpentapeptide beta-N-acetylglucosaminyltransferase, which produces MSDSVSVVLAGGGTAGHVEPAMAVADALRALDADIRITALGTPRGLETRLVPERGYDLELITPVPLPRTFNGDLMSLPLRVCRAVRETRTVLDDVAADVVIGFGGYVAVPAYLAARRRRIPVVVHEANARAGIANKLGARSARKVLAAVPDSGLRHAEVVGMPVRASITSLDRVGLRAQAREYFGFADDATVLLVFGGSQGAASINRAVSAAAADLAAADIAVLHAHGPKNTLDLRSTQPGEPPYVAVPYLDRMDLAYAAADLAICRSGAMTVAEVSAVGLPAVYVPLPIGNGEQRLNALPVVNPGGGLLVEDAQLTPEFIAREVVGLLTDAPRLQAMTAAAARVGHRDAAQRVAAVALDVAHAGKGRR; this is translated from the coding sequence GTGAGTGACTCGGTGTCGGTTGTGCTTGCCGGTGGAGGCACCGCCGGGCATGTCGAACCGGCCATGGCGGTGGCTGACGCGCTCAGAGCGCTGGACGCGGACATCCGGATCACTGCTTTGGGCACCCCGCGCGGTTTGGAGACCCGGCTGGTGCCCGAGCGTGGCTACGACCTGGAACTCATCACCCCGGTGCCGCTCCCGCGCACGTTCAACGGCGACCTGATGAGCCTGCCGCTGCGGGTCTGCCGGGCGGTGCGGGAAACCCGTACCGTGCTCGACGACGTCGCCGCCGACGTGGTCATCGGATTCGGTGGGTATGTCGCCGTTCCGGCCTACCTGGCGGCACGGCGCCGTCGCATTCCCGTCGTCGTGCACGAAGCCAACGCGCGCGCCGGCATTGCCAACAAACTCGGCGCACGCAGCGCCCGCAAAGTGCTGGCCGCCGTACCCGATTCGGGGCTGCGGCACGCCGAAGTGGTGGGCATGCCGGTGCGGGCGTCGATCACCTCGCTGGATCGGGTCGGGCTGCGTGCGCAGGCCCGCGAGTACTTCGGTTTCGCCGACGACGCCACCGTGCTGCTGGTGTTCGGCGGTTCGCAGGGCGCGGCGTCGATCAACCGCGCGGTGTCGGCGGCCGCGGCTGATCTGGCCGCCGCGGACATCGCGGTGCTGCATGCCCACGGCCCGAAGAACACCCTCGACCTGCGCAGCACCCAGCCGGGCGAGCCCCCCTACGTCGCGGTGCCCTACCTGGACCGGATGGACCTGGCCTACGCCGCCGCCGACTTGGCGATCTGCCGGTCGGGCGCCATGACGGTGGCCGAGGTGTCGGCGGTCGGGTTGCCCGCGGTCTACGTCCCGCTGCCCATCGGCAACGGCGAGCAGCGGCTCAACGCGCTGCCGGTGGTCAACCCCGGCGGAGGGCTGCTGGTCGAGGATGCCCAGCTCACCCCCGAGTTCATCGCCCGCGAGGTGGTCGGCCTGCTGACCGACGCGCCGCGACTGCAGGCGATGACAGCGGCCGCCGCGCGGGTCGGACACCGGGACGCCGCGCAGCGGGTCGCCGCGGTGGCCCTCGACGTCGCTCACGCGGGGAAGGGCCGCCGATGA
- the murC gene encoding UDP-N-acetylmuramate--L-alanine ligase: MSAPTAPRELPPELQRVHMVGIGGAGMSGIARILLDRGGLVSGSDAKDSRGVVALRARGAVISIGHDAANLDLLPGGPTAVITTHAAIPKTNPELVEARKRAIPVILRPVVLAKLMAGFRTLMVTGTHGKTTTTSMLIVALQHAGLDPSFAVGGDLGEAGTNAHNGSGDYFIAEADESDGSLLEYTPDVAVVTNIEADHLDFFGSADAYTAVFDAFVERLAPGGALVACADDPGSAALAERSAALGVRVLRYGEGPADGLAGALIGWEQHGTGAVAHIQLAGETHQRVLRLAVPGRHMALNALAALLAAVEAGAPIGEVLDGLAGFEGVRRRFELVGTADGVRVFDDYAHHPTEVRAALTALRAVAQQDRTGHPTIVGARSIVVFQPHLYSRTKTFARDFGTALDTADEAFVLDVYAAREQPIAGISGATVAQHVSVPVHYVADFSAVAAQVAASARPGDVVVTMGAGDVTMLGQEILTALQAKGNRSLPGQNR, translated from the coding sequence ATGAGCGCGCCGACGGCTCCCCGGGAGCTGCCGCCGGAACTGCAGCGCGTGCACATGGTGGGAATCGGCGGCGCGGGGATGTCGGGCATCGCCCGGATTCTGCTGGACCGCGGGGGATTGGTGTCGGGTTCCGACGCCAAGGATTCCCGCGGTGTGGTGGCGTTGCGGGCGCGTGGCGCGGTGATCAGCATCGGTCACGATGCGGCCAATCTCGATCTGCTGCCCGGCGGCCCGACCGCGGTGATCACCACCCACGCGGCGATCCCGAAGACCAATCCCGAACTGGTGGAGGCACGCAAGCGGGCGATCCCGGTGATCCTGCGCCCGGTGGTGCTGGCCAAACTGATGGCCGGTTTCCGCACGCTGATGGTCACCGGCACGCACGGGAAGACCACGACGACCTCGATGCTGATCGTCGCGCTGCAGCATGCCGGGCTGGATCCGTCGTTCGCCGTCGGCGGCGATCTCGGCGAGGCGGGTACCAACGCGCACAACGGAAGTGGCGACTACTTCATCGCCGAGGCCGACGAAAGCGACGGCTCGCTGCTCGAATACACCCCGGATGTGGCGGTCGTGACCAACATCGAGGCCGACCACCTCGACTTCTTCGGCAGCGCCGACGCCTACACCGCGGTATTCGACGCGTTCGTCGAACGCCTGGCGCCCGGCGGCGCCCTGGTGGCGTGCGCGGACGATCCTGGTTCGGCCGCACTGGCCGAACGCAGTGCGGCCCTTGGGGTTCGGGTCTTGCGCTATGGGGAAGGCCCGGCCGACGGACTGGCCGGTGCGCTGATCGGCTGGGAGCAGCACGGCACCGGTGCGGTCGCCCACATCCAATTGGCCGGCGAGACTCATCAACGGGTGCTGCGGCTGGCGGTGCCGGGCCGGCACATGGCACTCAATGCCCTGGCCGCGCTGTTGGCCGCGGTCGAGGCCGGTGCGCCGATCGGCGAGGTGCTCGACGGGTTGGCCGGGTTCGAGGGGGTGCGGCGGCGCTTCGAGCTGGTCGGCACGGCCGACGGGGTGCGGGTCTTCGACGACTATGCCCATCACCCGACCGAGGTCAGGGCCGCGCTGACCGCGCTGCGGGCGGTCGCCCAGCAGGACCGGACCGGTCACCCAACGATCGTCGGCGCGCGCAGCATCGTGGTGTTCCAGCCGCATTTGTATTCGCGCACAAAGACTTTCGCACGTGATTTCGGCACCGCGCTCGACACCGCCGACGAAGCGTTCGTACTCGACGTCTACGCCGCGCGTGAGCAGCCGATCGCCGGGATCAGCGGTGCGACGGTGGCGCAGCACGTCAGCGTGCCGGTGCACTATGTCGCCGACTTCTCGGCGGTGGCCGCGCAGGTCGCCGCGTCGGCCCGCCCGGGTGACGTCGTGGTCACCATGGGCGCCGGTGACGTCACGATGCTGGGGCAGGAGATCCTGACGGCGTTGCAGGCCAAGGGAAATCGATCGTTGCCGGGGCAGAACCGGTGA
- a CDS encoding cell division protein FtsQ/DivIB produces the protein MVAGAEPVNGPEAGEDGVEAPPILPKPTDARENPGDDDGTADPDDGAPAAPEAEAPEVVEGPRMRERRERAERRAAQLRATAIEEARREAKRRVRGEATEAPKPLGKRTVRGLRLFIWLIVLVIISVGLGLILYFTPVMSARSLVITGIGAVTREEVVDAAKVQLGTPLLQINTDQVADRVAGIRRVASARVQREYPSTLRITIVERIPIVVKDYPDGPHLFDKDGVDFATAPPPPGLPYIDVDKPGPSDPPTRAALEVMTALRPEVVGQVSRVAAPSVASVTLTLTDGRTVVWGTTDRTEEKAEKLAALLTQPGKVYDVSSPDLPTVK, from the coding sequence ATCGTTGCCGGGGCAGAACCGGTGAATGGGCCGGAGGCGGGGGAGGACGGGGTCGAGGCCCCGCCCATCCTGCCCAAACCGACAGACGCGCGCGAGAATCCGGGTGACGACGACGGCACCGCCGATCCCGACGACGGCGCGCCGGCGGCGCCCGAGGCCGAAGCGCCCGAAGTCGTCGAGGGGCCCCGCATGCGGGAGCGCCGCGAGCGTGCCGAGCGGCGCGCCGCGCAGCTCCGCGCCACCGCGATCGAAGAGGCGCGCCGGGAGGCCAAGCGCCGGGTTCGCGGTGAGGCCACGGAAGCGCCGAAACCTTTGGGCAAGAGGACTGTCCGCGGTCTGCGGTTGTTCATTTGGCTGATCGTTCTCGTGATCATCAGCGTCGGGCTGGGATTGATCCTCTATTTCACGCCGGTGATGTCGGCGCGCTCGCTGGTGATCACCGGGATCGGCGCGGTGACCCGCGAGGAGGTCGTGGACGCGGCGAAGGTCCAGCTGGGCACCCCGCTGCTGCAGATCAACACCGACCAGGTGGCCGATCGGGTGGCCGGCATCCGGCGGGTGGCCAGCGCACGGGTACAGCGTGAGTATCCGTCGACGTTGCGCATCACGATCGTCGAGCGAATCCCGATCGTGGTGAAGGACTATCCCGACGGTCCGCACCTGTTCGACAAGGACGGCGTGGATTTCGCGACGGCGCCGCCGCCGCCCGGCCTGCCGTACATCGACGTCGACAAGCCCGGTCCGAGCGATCCGCCGACGCGGGCCGCGCTCGAGGTGATGACCGCGCTGCGCCCGGAGGTGGTGGGTCAGGTCAGCCGGGTGGCCGCGCCGTCGGTGGCGTCGGTGACGCTGACCCTGACCGACGGGCGCACGGTGGTCTGGGGGACGACGGACCGCACCGAGGAGAAGGCGGAGAAGCTGGCCGCGCTGCTGACCCAGCCGGGCAAGGTGTACGACGTCTCGAGCCCGGATCTGCCGACGGTCAAGTAG
- the ftsZ gene encoding cell division protein FtsZ, translated as MTPPHNYLAVIKVVGIGGGGVNAVNRMIEQGLKGVEFIAINTDAQALLMSDADVKLDVGRDSTRGLGAGADPEVGRKAAEDAKDEIEELLRGADMVFVTAGEGGGTGTGGAPVVANIARKLGALTVGVVTRPFSFEGKRRSNQAENGIQALRESCDTLIVIPNDRLLQMGDAQVSLMDAFRSADEVLLNGVQGITDLITTPGLINVDFADVKGVMSGAGTALMGIGSARGDGRALKAAEIAINSPLLEASMEGAQGVLLSVAGGSDLGLFEINEAASLVQDAAHQDANIIFGTVIDDSLGDEVRVTVIAAGFDSAGPSRKPVVGAAGAATGAQPIAPGAAGKLSSSLFDPIDAASVPVHTNGATVSIGGGDDGGISDDDVDVPPFMRH; from the coding sequence ATGACCCCCCCGCATAACTACCTCGCCGTCATCAAGGTCGTTGGCATCGGCGGCGGCGGCGTCAACGCCGTCAACCGCATGATCGAGCAGGGACTCAAGGGCGTGGAGTTCATCGCGATCAACACCGACGCCCAGGCGCTGTTGATGAGCGACGCCGACGTCAAGCTCGACGTCGGCCGCGACTCCACCCGTGGTCTCGGCGCCGGCGCCGATCCCGAAGTCGGCCGCAAGGCCGCCGAGGACGCCAAGGACGAGATCGAGGAGCTGCTGCGCGGCGCCGACATGGTCTTCGTCACCGCCGGCGAGGGTGGTGGCACCGGCACCGGTGGCGCACCCGTAGTGGCCAACATCGCCCGCAAGCTGGGCGCGCTGACCGTCGGTGTGGTGACCCGGCCGTTCTCCTTCGAGGGCAAGCGCCGCTCCAACCAGGCCGAGAACGGCATCCAGGCGCTGCGCGAGAGCTGCGACACCCTGATCGTCATCCCCAATGACCGACTGCTGCAGATGGGCGACGCCCAGGTCTCGCTGATGGATGCCTTCCGCAGCGCCGACGAGGTGCTCCTCAATGGCGTGCAGGGCATCACCGACCTGATCACCACCCCGGGTCTGATCAACGTCGACTTCGCTGACGTCAAGGGCGTCATGAGCGGTGCGGGCACCGCCCTGATGGGTATCGGCTCGGCCCGCGGTGACGGTCGCGCGCTCAAGGCCGCCGAGATCGCGATCAACTCGCCACTGCTGGAAGCCTCGATGGAAGGTGCTCAGGGCGTGCTGCTGTCGGTGGCCGGCGGCAGCGACCTCGGCCTGTTCGAGATCAACGAGGCCGCCTCACTGGTGCAGGACGCCGCGCATCAGGATGCCAACATCATCTTCGGCACCGTGATCGACGACTCGCTCGGCGACGAGGTCAGGGTCACGGTCATCGCGGCCGGGTTCGACTCCGCCGGCCCGAGCCGCAAGCCGGTCGTCGGGGCGGCCGGTGCCGCCACCGGGGCGCAGCCCATCGCGCCCGGTGCGGCAGGCAAGCTCAGCTCGTCGCTGTTCGACCCGATCGACGCCGCGAGTGTGCCGGTGCACACCAACGGTGCGACGGTGAGCATCGGTGGCGGCGACGACGGCGGAATCTCCGACGACGACGTCGATGTGCCGCCGTTCATGCGGCACTGA
- the pgeF gene encoding peptidoglycan editing factor PgeF has protein sequence MTVIRRVTTTRAGGVSVRPFDTFNLGDHVGDDPKAVAANRTRLAAAIGLPEDHVVWMNQTHSDHVTVVDGPRTDAVDDTDALVTTTPRLALAVVTADCVPVLMSDASAGVVAAVHAGRVGAAGGVVLRTLDTMLANGAHIEDISVLLGPAVSGANYEVPEQMAADVEARLPGSRTRTAKGTPGLDLRAGIFRQLRDAGVKAIDADPRCTVADTKLFSHRRDAPTGRLACLVWME, from the coding sequence GTGACAGTCATCCGTCGCGTGACCACCACCCGTGCCGGTGGTGTCTCGGTCCGACCGTTCGACACCTTCAATCTCGGTGACCACGTCGGCGACGATCCGAAAGCGGTCGCCGCCAACCGCACACGGCTGGCCGCGGCGATCGGGCTGCCCGAGGACCACGTGGTGTGGATGAATCAGACTCACAGTGACCACGTCACCGTCGTCGACGGTCCGCGTACCGACGCCGTCGACGACACCGACGCGCTGGTGACGACGACGCCGCGGCTCGCCCTGGCGGTGGTGACCGCAGACTGCGTGCCGGTGCTGATGTCCGACGCCAGCGCCGGGGTGGTGGCCGCCGTTCACGCCGGCCGGGTGGGGGCCGCCGGCGGTGTGGTGCTGCGCACCCTGGACACCATGCTGGCCAACGGTGCTCACATCGAGGACATTTCGGTGTTGCTCGGCCCGGCCGTCAGCGGCGCCAACTATGAGGTGCCCGAACAGATGGCCGCCGACGTCGAAGCGCGGCTGCCTGGCAGCCGGACCCGGACCGCGAAAGGCACGCCGGGACTGGATCTGCGGGCCGGAATCTTCCGGCAATTGCGGGACGCCGGGGTCAAAGCCATCGACGCCGACCCGCGCTGCACGGTGGCCGACACCAAGCTGTTCAGCCACCGCCGCGACGCCCCGACCGGTCGCCTGGCGTGTTTGGTGTGGATGGAATGA
- a CDS encoding YggS family pyridoxal phosphate-dependent enzyme → MTSPTDREAELATALAALTDRLAAAARAAGRDVADIDLLPITKFFPATDVAILWRLGCRVFGESREQEASAKITEVADLTGAGDLRWHMVGQIQRNKAKAIAAWADTVHSLSTTKVATALDRGAALAIEEEVRSAPITVFVQISLDGDTSRGGVDIGDPGAVDELCALVAEADALRLAGLMAVPPLGADPDAAFAALADEHRRILRNHPGATALSAGMSGDLEAAVRHGSTCVRVGTALMGQRPLTSP, encoded by the coding sequence ATGACGAGCCCGACCGACCGGGAGGCCGAACTCGCCACCGCCCTGGCCGCACTGACCGACCGGCTCGCGGCGGCTGCGCGCGCCGCCGGACGCGACGTCGCCGACATCGACCTGCTGCCGATCACCAAGTTCTTCCCGGCGACCGACGTCGCGATCCTGTGGCGGCTGGGTTGCCGGGTGTTCGGTGAATCCCGCGAACAGGAGGCCTCGGCCAAGATCACCGAGGTGGCCGATCTCACCGGTGCCGGCGACCTACGTTGGCACATGGTCGGTCAGATCCAACGCAACAAGGCCAAAGCGATTGCGGCATGGGCGGATACGGTTCACTCGCTGAGTACCACCAAGGTGGCCACGGCGTTGGACCGCGGCGCCGCGCTGGCCATCGAGGAGGAGGTGCGCAGTGCACCGATCACCGTGTTCGTCCAGATCAGCCTCGACGGGGACACCTCACGCGGCGGTGTGGATATCGGCGATCCGGGCGCCGTCGACGAATTGTGCGCCCTGGTCGCCGAGGCGGACGCGTTGCGGCTGGCCGGGCTGATGGCCGTCCCGCCGCTGGGTGCCGACCCCGACGCGGCGTTCGCGGCGCTGGCCGACGAGCATCGCCGGATATTGCGCAATCACCCTGGTGCGACAGCGTTGTCGGCGGGGATGTCCGGCGACCTGGAGGCGGCGGTGCGACACGGATCTACGTGTGTGCGTGTCGGAACCGCGCTTATGGGACAACGTCCTCTAACGTCTCCCTGA
- a CDS encoding cell division protein SepF has product MSTLHKVKAYFGMAPMDDYDDEYYDDDDRGAHRGYARRERFADDEYERPGRFDDRDPRMGREYEDLRDPREADYAPTGGFRAQYGDEPRFRPREFEHPHDMPRSSRFGSLRGSTRGALAMDPRRMAELFEAGSPLSKITTLRPKDYSEARTIGERFRDGQPVIMDLVSMDNADAKRLVDFAAGLAFALRGSFDKVATKVFLLSPADVDVSAEERRRIAEAGFYSYQ; this is encoded by the coding sequence ATGAGCACTCTCCACAAGGTCAAGGCCTACTTCGGTATGGCCCCGATGGACGACTATGACGACGAGTACTACGACGACGATGACCGCGGCGCTCACCGCGGTTACGCCCGCCGTGAGCGCTTCGCCGACGATGAGTACGAGCGCCCGGGCCGCTTCGACGACCGCGACCCGCGGATGGGTCGCGAGTACGAGGATCTCCGGGACCCGCGCGAGGCCGACTACGCACCGACCGGTGGCTTCCGCGCCCAGTACGGCGACGAGCCGCGGTTCCGTCCGCGCGAGTTCGAGCACCCCCACGACATGCCACGCTCGTCGCGGTTCGGCTCGCTGCGCGGTTCGACTCGCGGCGCACTGGCGATGGACCCGCGCCGGATGGCCGAACTGTTCGAAGCCGGCAGCCCGCTGTCGAAGATCACGACCCTGCGCCCCAAGGACTACAGCGAGGCCCGCACCATCGGCGAGCGCTTCCGTGACGGCCAGCCGGTGATCATGGACCTTGTCTCGATGGACAACGCCGACGCCAAGCGGCTGGTCGACTTCGCCGCCGGTCTGGCCTTCGCCCTGCGCGGGTCGTTCGACAAGGTCGCAACCAAGGTGTTCCTGCTGTCGCCGGCCGACGTCGACGTCAGCGCCGAGGAGCGCCGGCGGATCGCCGAGGCGGGTTTCTACAGCTACCAGTGA
- a CDS encoding YggT family protein codes for MSLFFEILGFALFVFWLLLIARVVVEFIRSFSRDWHPRGLTVVILEMIMTITDPPVKLLRRLIPQLTIGAVRFDLSIMVLLLVAFIGMQLAFGAAA; via the coding sequence TTGTCGCTGTTCTTCGAAATCCTTGGCTTCGCGCTGTTCGTGTTCTGGCTGCTGCTGATCGCGCGGGTCGTCGTCGAGTTCATCCGGTCGTTCAGCCGGGATTGGCATCCGCGAGGGCTCACCGTGGTGATCCTCGAAATGATCATGACGATCACCGACCCACCCGTGAAGCTGTTACGTCGACTTATCCCGCAGCTGACCATCGGCGCGGTCCGGTTCGACCTGTCGATCATGGTGCTTCTGCTGGTCGCGTTCATCGGAATGCAGCTGGCATTCGGCGCGGCCGCCTGA
- a CDS encoding DivIVA domain-containing protein, whose translation MPLTPADVHNVAFSKPPIGKRGYNEDEVDAFLDLVENELTRLIEENSDLRQRVAELDQELSSARSGGAVPQPTQAIPMYQPEPEPEPTPAPAPQAAPAPAPSPAASEEQAIKAARVLALAQDTADRLTGTAKAEADKLLADARSNADQILSEARHTAETTVADAKQRAEALLSDAQNRSETQLRQAQEKADALQADAERKHTEIMGTINQQRTVLEGRLEQLRTFEREYRTRLKTYLESQLEELGQRGSAAPVDSGASSDGGGFNQFNRGNN comes from the coding sequence ATGCCACTTACACCGGCCGACGTGCACAATGTGGCGTTCAGCAAGCCGCCCATCGGCAAGCGAGGCTACAACGAGGATGAGGTCGATGCCTTCCTCGACCTGGTGGAGAACGAGCTGACCAGGCTCATCGAGGAGAACTCGGATCTGCGCCAGCGGGTCGCCGAGCTCGACCAGGAGTTGTCGTCCGCCCGCTCCGGCGGCGCTGTTCCGCAGCCGACGCAGGCCATTCCGATGTATCAGCCCGAGCCGGAGCCCGAGCCCACCCCGGCGCCCGCACCGCAGGCGGCTCCCGCCCCGGCGCCGAGCCCTGCCGCCAGCGAGGAGCAGGCCATCAAGGCCGCTCGGGTGTTGGCCCTGGCCCAGGACACCGCCGACCGGCTCACCGGCACGGCCAAGGCCGAGGCCGACAAGCTGCTCGCCGATGCGCGCAGCAATGCCGACCAGATCCTGTCGGAGGCCCGCCACACCGCGGAGACCACGGTCGCCGACGCCAAGCAGCGCGCCGAAGCGCTGCTCAGCGATGCGCAGAACCGTTCGGAGACCCAGCTGCGGCAGGCGCAGGAGAAGGCCGACGCCTTGCAGGCCGACGCCGAGCGCAAGCACACCGAGATCATGGGCACGATCAACCAGCAGCGGACTGTCCTCGAGGGACGGCTGGAGCAGCTGCGGACGTTCGAGCGCGAATACCGCACCCGGCTTAAGACCTACCTGGAGTCCCAGCTCGAGGAGCTGGGTCAGCGTGGCTCGGCCGCACCGGTCGATTCGGGCGCTTCCAGCGACGGCGGTGGGTTCAACCAGTTCAACCGGGGCAACAACTGA
- a CDS encoding phage holin family protein, producing the protein MLIVALVLAVIGLAALVTAVVTSNELVAWVCIAASVVGVILLIIDAIRERQQRHVDEVEPATATTPDESVESSATAETTAYSETDETVDTTYSTFDADYPEDEAPAAAEPETAEDAPGEPAEPDETVADEAESEGETGSVADEPEEQKSGESGSR; encoded by the coding sequence ATGCTGATCGTTGCGCTGGTGCTGGCGGTGATCGGCCTCGCGGCCCTGGTCACCGCGGTCGTCACCAGCAATGAGCTGGTCGCATGGGTGTGTATCGCGGCCAGCGTCGTCGGAGTGATCCTGCTGATCATCGATGCGATCCGGGAGCGCCAGCAGCGACACGTCGATGAGGTGGAGCCGGCGACCGCGACGACTCCCGACGAGTCGGTGGAGTCCTCGGCGACCGCCGAGACCACCGCCTACTCGGAAACCGACGAGACGGTCGACACGACCTATTCGACGTTCGACGCCGACTACCCCGAGGACGAGGCGCCGGCGGCGGCCGAGCCTGAGACGGCCGAGGACGCCCCCGGCGAGCCAGCCGAGCCCGATGAAACCGTCGCTGACGAAGCCGAATCTGAGGGCGAGACCGGATCGGTCGCGGATGAGCCCGAGGAGCAGAAGTCCGGCGAGTCCGGCTCACGCTGA
- a CDS encoding TIGR01777 family oxidoreductase: MGIHYSSIIDHPRDEVFAWHTRPGAMRRLVPPWQPMRVIAETESLADGRAVLGLPGGLRWVARHDPSGYDPPHQFVDVLSSDGLMTLPPRIIGWWRHTHTFADAGAGRTEMRDEVDTTVPGTALRSTFVYRHRQLADDLAAHRDARQAGAGQLSVAVTGSTGLVGTALSALLSTGGHRVIRLVRREPVRPDERRWEPSAPAPDLLAGVDVVIHLAGESIAGRFTEEHRCAIRDSRIEPTRRLAELAAGARVSAFVSASAIGIYGYDRGDAELSEDSARGDGFLADVVADWEAATEPAATAGVRTVCVRTGIVQAARGGTLRLMRPLFAAGLGGRLGSGEQWLSWIGLDDLLDIYYRAVYDEAMAGPVNAVAPNPVRNKAYTKALAATLHRPAVLPVPSLGPRLLLGKQGARELAEANQRVLPANLAELGHRFRQPEVGGALAHELGHDPG, translated from the coding sequence ATGGGCATCCACTACTCGAGCATCATCGACCATCCTCGTGACGAGGTCTTCGCCTGGCACACCCGGCCCGGCGCGATGCGGCGACTGGTTCCGCCCTGGCAACCGATGCGCGTCATCGCCGAAACCGAATCGCTGGCCGACGGTCGCGCGGTCCTCGGTCTGCCCGGCGGCCTGCGCTGGGTGGCCCGGCACGATCCCTCCGGCTACGACCCGCCGCATCAGTTCGTCGACGTGCTGTCCTCGGATGGGCTGATGACGCTGCCGCCGCGGATCATCGGGTGGTGGCGGCATACGCACACATTCGCCGACGCCGGGGCCGGCCGTACCGAGATGCGCGACGAGGTGGACACCACGGTGCCGGGCACTGCGCTGCGCTCGACGTTCGTCTATCGACACCGCCAGCTGGCAGATGACCTCGCCGCCCACCGGGATGCGCGGCAGGCCGGTGCCGGCCAGTTGTCCGTCGCCGTCACCGGGTCTACCGGCCTGGTCGGTACCGCGCTCAGCGCTCTGTTGTCCACCGGCGGGCACCGGGTGATCCGGCTGGTCCGCCGCGAACCGGTCCGTCCTGACGAAAGGCGTTGGGAGCCAAGTGCTCCCGCGCCCGATCTGCTCGCGGGGGTTGACGTTGTCATCCATTTGGCAGGCGAATCGATCGCCGGGCGTTTCACCGAGGAGCATCGCTGCGCGATCCGCGACTCCCGCATCGAGCCGACCCGCAGGCTGGCCGAGTTGGCCGCCGGCGCGAGGGTGAGCGCATTCGTCAGTGCTTCGGCGATCGGGATCTACGGGTACGACCGCGGCGACGCCGAGCTATCCGAGGACAGTGCGCGCGGTGACGGTTTCCTGGCCGACGTGGTCGCCGACTGGGAGGCCGCCACTGAGCCCGCCGCGACCGCAGGGGTTCGGACCGTCTGCGTGCGCACCGGCATCGTGCAGGCCGCCCGGGGCGGCACGCTGCGGCTGATGCGCCCGCTGTTCGCCGCCGGCCTCGGTGGCCGCTTGGGCAGCGGCGAGCAGTGGCTGTCGTGGATCGGCCTCGACGATCTGCTCGACATCTACTATCGCGCCGTCTATGACGAGGCGATGGCGGGTCCGGTCAACGCGGTCGCGCCGAATCCGGTGCGCAACAAGGCCTATACGAAGGCACTCGCGGCGACGCTGCATCGCCCTGCCGTCTTGCCGGTGCCATCGCTCGGTCCACGACTGCTGCTGGGTAAGCAGGGGGCCCGGGAACTGGCCGAGGCGAATCAACGCGTGCTGCCGGCCAATCTGGCGGAGCTGGGCCACCGGTTCCGGCAGCCGGAGGTCGGGGGCGCCCTGGCCCACGAGCTCGGGCACGACCCCGGGTAG